GCGACGCCGCGCCCATCGTCGATCCGGCGGGAGAGGACGAGAGCAGATTCTAGAGCCGTGCGCGCTTCGGCCAGTCGGCCCAGGCGGACGAGCAGATCGCCCGTGAGAAGGTCGCACTCCGCGGCACGATCGGCGAGCGCTGCTGGGTCGATCGCCCGGCGGATGCCGCGGTAGGCGTCCACGGCCTCGGCCAGGCGGCCGATCGCGACGAGCGACAGCGCCGACTCGAACTGGCAGCGCAGTTCGCCGACAGAGTCGCCGAGCCGGCGATACGCGCGCGCCGCCTTGGTGAGGCACTCCCGGGCGTCGCGCTCGTGGTGCTGCATCCTGCGGTAGGTGAGGGCGAGCTCGAAATCGATCCTCGCGACGTCCGCCCACTCGCGTCGCGTCGCGAAGCGAGTACGCGCCGTGCTCAGGGCCGCGATGCTCTCGTCGAATCGGCCGAGTTCGCGCACCGACAGAGCACGGTCGACATCGATCGCCGGCCGATGTGGGTCATTCTCGGGCAGGAGACCCAGGAGGTCGTCGAATCGATGAACGGCCTCGCGATGGCGGTTTCTGGCCGCCGACAAGAGGGCCTGCTCCCACCTCACGCTGGAGGCGTCCGTGGAGACCGTGTCGCTCTCCGAGAGGCGAGCCGCCTCTCGGAGGGCCTCGTCGGCGGCATCGAACCACCCGAGTCGTGCACGTGCTCGGCCCTGCGCGAGGCGCGCCGTCGCCAACGGCATCGGCACGCCGCGTGCCGACCGCATCTCGACGAGCTCGTCGAGAACCGCGAGAGCGTCCGCCCATTCCGATGCGGCGAGCAGTTCTTGCCCGCGCCGCCAGAGTTCGTCCTCGCGATCGAGCCCCAGGTCGCGCGGCGGTGCGACGTCGTCGGGCAGCATCCCGGAAATCTCGGTCAGGACATCGACGAGATCCTGCATGCGAGCAGGACGGTCGGCGGGATCGTCGGCGAGCGCGGGGTGGAGGATCTGCCGGACCGTGTCCGGTACGACCGCGCGCGCGAGCTGCTGCTGCGGATGCAGCGTCGCGGGACGCGGGCTCTGGCCCGTCAGAAGAGTGAGAAGCGTCGCGGCGAACGAGTACACATCGCTGCGTGTGCTCAGCCGTCCCGTCGGCGAGAGGGCTTCCGGCGGAGCCCACGGGACGGAGTAGCCGACCGCTCTCGCGAGAGGATCGCTCGCGAGTGTCGCGGCGCTGCCGAAGTCGATGAGCGTCAGCGAGCCGCTCTTCTCGCTGCACAGGACGTTCGCGGGCTTGATGTCGCCGTGCAGGATGCCCTGAGCATGGACCGCGGCCAGGATGCCACCGAGCTCGACCCCGATCGCGACGGTTTCGCGTGCCGAGAGAGGCCCGCCCTGGACGCGCTCGCTGAGGGGGACGCCCCCGTGATCGAAGACGGCGTACGGCCGTCCGTCTGCGGCGCGTCCCGAGTGGAGTGTGTGCGCGATGCCGGGGTGCGTGATCGAGCTCGTGATCCCCACCTCGTCATCGAGGATCCGTGCATCGATGCCGCGCCGCAGGACTTTGATCGCGACCGGGCGAGGAGGGGAGAGCTGCCGGTACAGGTGGACGTCGCTCGAACCGCCTCCGCCGATGCGTCGCACGAACCGGTAGCCGTCGACGAGGGGAGGCGGGGGCGGCGCCGCACTCTCCTTGCCGCGCGACTCACCGGGAACCGGGGGCGCCGCGGGTGCCTCGCCCGAGCTCGCGCTCTTCTGGCCGAGGAGTGCGTCGAGAAGACTCCACTCCTCCCCGTCGCTCTCGTCGGCGACGGGAGTGCGCACCACCTCCGGGGGGCGCTTCTCACCGAGCGAGTTCCCGCGGGAGGCGCGCGACCTGGGCACGACGGTGTCCTCGGTCGAGGGAGGCTCGGGCGATGCCATGATCGAATTATCGTCCGAACCGAGCAAGGATGCGCAGCCTCATGTCCCGACCGACGCTGATCTACTACAGCGAGGATGCCGGCGACGTCTACGGATTCTGGCAGTGGGTCGACGGGCGACGCTCGGAGCCGCGGTCGTTCCGCATCGATCGTGCGACGCTGACGCCGCTGCTTCGGGAGCTGCGCGAAGCTCTGCCCACGGCGCTTCCGGGCGAGAGCGTCGTATCGGCGATCCGGCGGATGCGCACCGTGGGATCGCTCACCTCCCGTTCGCGGGAGCGCATCCTTGCCCGCACGCTCAGCGAGACGCTCATCCCCCCGGCGCTCGCGGCTGAACTGGGAGAAGAGTTCGCGGCGACGGGCACGACGGCGCTCCTGCGCATGCTGCCGGCACCGTCCCTCGCGGCGGTGCCGTGGGAGGCGCTCCTCGTCGGCGACGATGCGCGTCCTCGGCGACTCGTCGAACTCGTCGACATCGTGGCGGATGCTCCGCTCGGCGTGCACGCCGGACGGTCGCGGTTGCCCGAGCCGTGGAGCGACGCCGTCGCGTCCAGACCGAGCGTGCACATCGTGGATCCCGGAGCGCCCTCCGCGAGCTCAGGGAGTGCGCGGCGCGTGGGTGCCGTGCTGGCGCCGTCGCAGCGTCGCGCGATCGCCGAGCGGCATCCCGCGGCGCGACTCGTCTCGACGCGCGCCGTCACGCGCAGTGACCTGTCCGCACAGCTTCGTGCTCATCCGGCGCCTTCGCGACTGTTCTACATCGGTCACGTCGTCAGTCCCGGCCGCGCATCCGGGGCGACCTCCCTGCTCCTCAGCGACGACGAGTCCATGTACGGGGTGCTCCCGGTGTACGGGGGTCGCCGACCGTTCAGCGCACTGGACGCGCTCGAGGGCACGATGTTCGCCGACCGGCGGCTCGCCGACGCGGGTCTCGACGGCGACGATGCCGCGCTCGCCTGGCCGACGGGTCGTCGAGAAGCTCTTCCCGGGCCGGACATCTGGCCGATGCCGCCCCGTGTCGCGCTCATCGCGTGCACGTCGGGCGGCGACCTCGAGCACGCGGAGCCGTTCGGCCTCGCCATCGCGTTCATCAATGCCGGGGCCGAGATCGTGACGGCCTCGCGCTGGGCCCTCCCCACCGACCTGGCTTTCCGCGACAGCGAGGCGTTCCGGCCGGACATAGACCCGCAACCCCTGCTCGACATGGCGCTCGCCGTCGACAGCGCTCATGTCGCACCGGATCCTGTCGCGGCCATCGCGTCGTGGCAGCGGGAGCGCGCCGCCGAGTGGGACTCGCGGGATGACGCGGCGGATTGGCTGTCCCCCGTGACCTGGGCCGCCCTCACGACCTTCTCGGCACCGGCACGCAGCGTCCTGCCGCTCACGGCCGATGAGGCCTCTCAGATCGCCGCAGACGACTGACTAGACTGGGCGCGCCCGTTCGGGTGACACCGTGCGGGTGGGAGGAGAGCGATGCCTGTCGTCCTCTCGCATGTGCTCGCCCGGTCGTGGTCATCGATGCCCGACGACGTCCTCCGGTGCCGGTTGATGACGACGGGTGGACTGCCGAGCAAGTCGATACGCGAGGGCTTCCTTCTCGCTCTGCTCCAGGATGCCGGCATCCGGATCGTCCAGAAGGAGTTGGCGGGCCGATCCACGAGCCTCATCGACGACAGGCTCGGCGACGACATCGTCCGGGGCCTCGTCGACCATCGTGATCGCATCGTGCAGTACACGCGCTGGGTCGAGGCCCTCGACGCGATCCGCGACCGTCGCGTCGTGAAAGCCGAGACGGTGCATCGGCTCGCGCGAGACAGTGAGCGGACGGAATCCGGCGCGATCAGCGCGGAGGATCGGGCCGCCCGCGCACGCGCCCTCATCGCGGATGCCACGTCGGATGGCGCTGTGCTGTCTGCGGAGAGCTTCCAGGCGCTGTGGAGGGATGCCGCGGCGCGCGACGACCTCGAGGCGATCCTCGAACGCGCGTGGTCCGAACGAGCCGTGACCGACACGGTGTCGACGATGTTGCGCGAATACGGGAACTTCCTCATCGCGTGTGCGGTCGATCCGTCCGCCGACGGGGAGTCCCGAGCGGCGGCCGATCAGGCCGCCGACGACCTGTGGGACGTGATCCTCGATCGACCGGTCGAGTTCGGAAGCGCCGACGCGCGCCGTCACCATCTCTCGGAGCACGTCGCACCTCGCATGCCCCCACTCGTGCAGACCGGCGCGGGGTCGAACGGTCACGGCGGCTTCTTCCCCGTCGACCGTGGCATCTCGGAGCGCATCGACCGTCTGCTGCGAGGAGCCGGCGCGCGGATGGGGCTCGGGGGAGATGCGCGCGCGGTCGCTGTCACCGTGGTGGAGGCGTCCGCGCAGCCCCTCGGGCTGCCGCACGATTGGGCGGACAAGATCATGGCGATCGGTCAGGTCGCCTCCTCCCTCATGACCTTCGATCCGCAGAGTCCCGCGGAGGACCGCCGATTCGTCGCGCGGCTCGAGGGGGGACAGCATCGCATCGCCCGCAGTTGGCGTCTCGCGGTGGCCCGGGCCCGCGCGATCGGCCACCTCGCACACACCGACGACGCGATGGCGTTCTTCCAGTCGCCCGGCGATTACTACGCGGGTCGGTTGTGGACGAGGGTCCTCCGGAGGACCCTCGTCTCTCAGGATCCGCCGTCGGCACGGGAAGTGTGGGACCTCGTCTACGGAGCCTTCGTGTCGGCACGGTCCGAACTGACCAACGTCGCGGGAATCGTCGAGACGACCAGCATCGACTCCTCGGTTCCGCAGAGGCGCTCGGGAGCCGCGTCGGCTCCGCTCCCCGGCCGATCGGCAGTCGACGATGTCCTGCAGACGGCGATCCACGAGCGCGGTGCGCGCGAGGTCATCGAGTTCTGGAACGCCGTCGCCCAGCTCCCCCCTCGCACACTCGCGCCCGCGGACCTCGTCGCGCAGTGGGAGGGTTACGTCCGGGCCGAGCGGGATCGACACGTCGTGGCGACGCCGCTCGCCGGTCCCGATGAGTTCTCCGTGCCGTTCGAGGCGGCGCGGGCGTGGCTTGCGTTCCGTGGGCCGCTCGACATTCCACCGGCCAGCGGGATCGGTGAAGAGGATGCTGCTCAGCGCCGCTCCGAGCAGCATCCTGAGCATCGAGCTCTCGGCGTCTCCCGCGACGAGGTCGCCGATCGAGGATGGAGTGAAACCGCATGACCGTTCTGACTCTGCGCCGCCATGGCGTTTCCACGATCGTGGAGCCCGAGCGTTCCGCGCGCGTCGACGACATCACGACGGTGCGGCTCGGGCTCTCGGGGGGCGCGCTCGTCTTCGATGTGACCGACGCCGATTCCCTTCCCCGCGTCGAGGTCTTCGATATCGACGCCGCGTCCTGGTGGCTCTTCTCCGTGTACGGCTACGCAGCGGCGGAGCGCATCGTGGAGTTCGCTCACGCCGCAGACGACGGGCACGAGGAGCCCGCGGCCGAGGAGCTGGCCGGTGAGCGCGGCCCACGCCTCGACTCCCTCCTCCGGCTTGCGCTCGCACTGTGGATGCGACGCTGGTGGCCGACCCCGTCTGCCGCTGTCCCCGAACTGACGGAGTGGCTGCTCGACGCCGAAGCGGGGGTCCTCGCCGAC
This genomic stretch from Microbacterium sp. SLBN-146 harbors:
- a CDS encoding CHAT domain-containing protein, which produces MSRPTLIYYSEDAGDVYGFWQWVDGRRSEPRSFRIDRATLTPLLRELREALPTALPGESVVSAIRRMRTVGSLTSRSRERILARTLSETLIPPALAAELGEEFAATGTTALLRMLPAPSLAAVPWEALLVGDDARPRRLVELVDIVADAPLGVHAGRSRLPEPWSDAVASRPSVHIVDPGAPSASSGSARRVGAVLAPSQRRAIAERHPAARLVSTRAVTRSDLSAQLRAHPAPSRLFYIGHVVSPGRASGATSLLLSDDESMYGVLPVYGGRRPFSALDALEGTMFADRRLADAGLDGDDAALAWPTGRREALPGPDIWPMPPRVALIACTSGGDLEHAEPFGLAIAFINAGAEIVTASRWALPTDLAFRDSEAFRPDIDPQPLLDMALAVDSAHVAPDPVAAIASWQRERAAEWDSRDDAADWLSPVTWAALTTFSAPARSVLPLTADEASQIAADD
- a CDS encoding protein kinase domain-containing protein, with product MASPEPPSTEDTVVPRSRASRGNSLGEKRPPEVVRTPVADESDGEEWSLLDALLGQKSASSGEAPAAPPVPGESRGKESAAPPPPPLVDGYRFVRRIGGGGSSDVHLYRQLSPPRPVAIKVLRRGIDARILDDEVGITSSITHPGIAHTLHSGRAADGRPYAVFDHGGVPLSERVQGGPLSARETVAIGVELGGILAAVHAQGILHGDIKPANVLCSEKSGSLTLIDFGSAATLASDPLARAVGYSVPWAPPEALSPTGRLSTRSDVYSFAATLLTLLTGQSPRPATLHPQQQLARAVVPDTVRQILHPALADDPADRPARMQDLVDVLTEISGMLPDDVAPPRDLGLDREDELWRRGQELLAASEWADALAVLDELVEMRSARGVPMPLATARLAQGRARARLGWFDAADEALREAARLSESDTVSTDASSVRWEQALLSAARNRHREAVHRFDDLLGLLPENDPHRPAIDVDRALSVRELGRFDESIAALSTARTRFATRREWADVARIDFELALTYRRMQHHERDARECLTKAARAYRRLGDSVGELRCQFESALSLVAIGRLAEAVDAYRGIRRAIDPAALADRAAECDLLTGDLLVRLGRLAEARTALESALVLSRRIDDGRGVADAERRIAVIDGLEGHRDAADRRFGRAFDLYMDLALVADAARSEIDRADMWARAATRREGVAAQRLRHRAADIAIPAALALDAGRYELRGTTDRLAWSENIAHEARITAFRLAFEVGDDRLLADLVLDARSVGTYAMADPSGTPLPTDDDQEPLEDATALALAASTAWRIVGDHGIRLGAAPAVVAPRGDFALRAALASAKSRFGVGVRSRTSIGV